Proteins from one Archocentrus centrarchus isolate MPI-CPG fArcCen1 chromosome 8, fArcCen1, whole genome shotgun sequence genomic window:
- the psmd3 gene encoding 26S proteasome non-ATPase regulatory subunit 3: MKETTAKRRDKAGGRDRDSKAEKPKEPKEPEDVEMPEEEAANVAKQPKEQDSLTLEDIKEHVKQIEKAVSGKEPRFVLRALRALPSTSRRLNTNVLHKAICGFFTNNAATRDFLLGFLEEPMEMADGDVQFRPRTGKAASAPLLPEVEAYLQLLLVVHLTNNKRYTEAQKVSDDLLQKIVSKNRRALDLVAAKCYYYHARVYEFLNQLDTIRSFLHTRLRKATLRHDADGQAVLLNLLLRNYLHFNLYDQAEKLVSKSVFPELANNNEWARYLYYTGRIKAIQLEYSEARRTLTNALRKAPQHTAVGFKQTVHKLLIVVELLLGEIPDRLQFRQPSLKRSLMPYFLLTQAVRTGNLAKFNQVLEQFGEKFQADGTYTLIIRLRHNVIKTGVRMISLSYSRISLADIAQKLQLDSPEDAEFIVAKAIRDGVIEASINHEKGFVQSKETMDIYGTREPQLAFHQRISFCLDIHNMSVKAMRFPPKAYNKDLESAEERREREQQDLEFAKEMAEDDDDSFP, translated from the exons ATGAAGGAGACTACGGCCAAGCGGCGCGACAAGGCGGGAGGCCGGGACCGGGACTCGAAAGCAGAGAAGCCGAAGGAGCCGAAGGAGCCGGAGGACGTGGAGATGCCGGAGGAGGAGGCGGCTAACGTGGCCAAGCAGCCCAAAGAGCAGGACAGCCTCACCCTGGAGG acATTAAGGAGCACGTGAAGCAGATCGAGAAGGCCGTGTCGGGGAAGGAGCCTCGCTTTGTCCTCCGCGCTCTGCGGGCGCTGCCGTCCACCAGCCGCCGCCTCAACACCAACGTGCTCCACAAAGCCATCTGTGGCTTCTTCACTAACAACGCCGCCACCCGAGACTTCCTGCTGGGCTTCCTGGAGGAG CCGATGGAGATGGCCGACGGAGACGTCCAGTTCCGTCCTCGGACGGGGAAGGCGGCGTCGGCTCCTCTGCTGCCCGAGGTGGAGGCGTACCTGCAGCTGCTCCTGGTGGTTCACCTGACCAACAACAAGAGATACACCGAG gctcAGAAAGTGTCGGACGACCTGCTGCAGAAGATCGTGTCGAAGAACCGCCGCGCTCTCGACCTGGTCGCTGCTAAGTGTTATTATTACCACGCCAGAGTGTACGAGTTCCTGAACCAGCTCGACACCATCCGCAG cttcCTGCACACCCGCCTGCGGAAGGCGACCCTGCGTCACGATGCCGATGGTCAGGCGGTGCTGCTGAACCTGCTGCTGAGGAACTACCTGCACTTCAACCTGTACGACCAGGCCGAGAAGCTCGTGTCCAAGTCCGTGTTTCCCGAGCTCGCCAACAATAACGAGTGGGCCCGATACCTCTACTACACAG GTCGTATTAAGGCGATCCAGCTGGAATACTCGGAGGCTCGCAGGACTCTGACCAACGCTCTGAGGAAAGCtccacagcacacagcagtggGCTTCAAACAGacg GTCCACAAGCTGCTGATCgttgtggagctgctgctgggagAGATTCCTGACAGGCTGCAGTTCAGACAGCCGTCACTCAAACGGTCTCTGATGCCCTACTTCCTGCTCACACAGG cgGTGAGGACAGGTAACCTGGCCAAGTTTAACCAGGTGTTGGAGCAGTTTGGGGAGAAGTTCCAGGCTGATGGGACGTACACGCTCATCATCCGCCTGAGACACAACGTCATCAAGACCG gcgTGCGGATGATCAGCCTGTCCTACTCTCGTATCTCCCTCGCCGACATCGCTCAGAAGCTGCAGCTCGACAGTCCCGAGGACGCCGAGTTCATCGTCGCTAAG GCGATCCGTGACGGCGTGATCGAGGCCAGCATCAACCACGAGAAAGGCTTCGTCCAGTCCAAAGAGACCATGGACATCTACGGGACCCGAGAGCCTCAGCTGGCGTTCCACCAGAGGATCTCGTTCTGCCTCGACATCCACAACATGTCCGTCAAG
- the LOC115784040 gene encoding leucine-rich repeat-containing protein 3-like, which produces MSRAEHLVPLPSSSAVDVSLLRMLLLLLLIVPLPGPVMMTSPVTVALWRRGNRVSTINACHRLETGDGGLTVRCTALRLTQVPVGLSNRTTRLFLNKNLLTSLAANTFSSLFLLDELDLSHNQLSSLEAGCFRGLDSLCFLDLSFNRLSMLDLAVLGGLQVEANLTHNLWHCDCRMELSMPQLDLDPTSLAEVICATSDLPNLGAVGIPMVLLMEDWDLCLSVRKTTDMVTLVTMFLWLFMLICYLAYYIHQNQAVSRRNLEYLKLLENKDPYKPKKMTP; this is translated from the exons ATGTCCCGCGCTGAGCATCTGGTGCCGttgccttcttcctctgcagtgGATGTTTCACTGCTGCGgatgctcctcctcctcctcctgattgtTCCACTACCCGGCCCAGTCATGATGACATCGCCAGTCACTGTGGCCTTGTGGCGTCGTGGCAACAGAGTCTCCACCATCAACGCCTGCCACCGGTTGGAGACAGGAGATGGAGGACTGACGGTCCGCTGCACTGCACTTAGGCTGacccag GTACCTGTCGGCCTGTCTAACCGCACCACTCGCctgtttctgaataaaaaccTGCTGACCTCTCTGGCAGCCAACACTTTCTCCAGTCTGTTCCTGCTCGATGAGCTCGACCTGTCGCACAACCAG CTCTCCTCACTGGAAGCTGGTTGTTTCCGTGGGCTGGACTCTCTTTGCTTCCTGGACCTGTCGTTCAATCGTCTGTCTATGCTGGACCTGGCCGTGCTCGGCGGTCTACAAGTTGAGGCCAACCTCACACATAACCTCTGGCACTGTGACTGCAGGATGGAG CTGTCGATGCCTCAGTTGGATCTGGATCCAACCTCTCTAGCTGAAGTCATCTGTGCCACCTCTGATCTCCCAAACCTTG GAGCTGTTGGGATTCCAATGGTTTTGCTGATGGAGGACTGGgatctgtgtctgtctgtgaggaaAACCACTGATATGGTGACACTGGTCACAATGTTCCTCTGGCTCTTCATGCTAATCTGCTATCTGGCCTACTACATCCACCAGAACCAGGCAGTCTCAAGACGAAACTTGGAGTACCTCAAGTTACTGGAGAACAAGGATCCTTATAAACCCAAGAAGATGACTCCTTAA